One genomic window of Tachypleus tridentatus isolate NWPU-2018 chromosome 12, ASM421037v1, whole genome shotgun sequence includes the following:
- the LOC143235104 gene encoding uncharacterized protein LOC143235104 isoform X3: protein MIKMNEEELLENETFDFNISVMSPGSFGIGEDDVFQELNTQTHEKTFSKEDKVSINKLDSSKLSDIPDIWHSLSYEDMVKVRNEASNVIRRLAVKEAGELELNTKQEKDGSSTCCNISPVYMYIHPNKQLKPTSESLGIHQQSRSIALQTDDTNLCLKFKEKASPTTKCKLKSVNSTVDVYSQTEFVEDKENYSDKVNQNMDESYHLLNHMLPTSPQEITNKECTTVIRKGTYTLKSSPLKAEIVREKCRARKKKTYDQVANECNLNRRGMSVISAARASIANPSLDKISVRSKVTCLKSSTPVGRTASTSATLSRRKAVSMSSQPPSGSMVPSKKGQRCTPSFNSSKGSSQNSSIIKRENFSKLSLNHSRPSLQETGIDTSVNSSEGSSKNTPNSRKNVSTCNKVVSAATSGLKPPSGSTSSHTRQRSNSGSLLSSKSSVSSISGKSKLPRTTLSVENLSTSQFPAQTLFTRSAKTASSLKRSELKQLISGTSKSSSQTSATKPYALKSHATIKHAPLKESPSQIMKSIAQGVSKIRNSSDPNQKATNSQEAVMMVQRANSFTSSGLLTQSRKVLDTSLSTPTLTSTPNKAELSFHSSNQTTPVSSKKGKLWRGRSRIASQSQLKYSKTGNK, encoded by the exons ATGATCAAAATGAATG AGGAAGAACTTCTAGAGAATGAAACGTTTGACTTCAATATCTCTGTTATGTCACCTGGTTCATTTGG AATTGGTGAAGATGACGTTTTTCAGGAGTTGAATACGCAGACACATGAAAAGACCTTTTCGAAGGAAGATAAAGTATCCATTAACAAACTAGATTCATCTAAG CTCTCAGATATCCCTGACATCTGGCATTCTCTCTCTTATGAAGATATGGTTAAAGTAAGAAATGAGGCATCCAATGTTATTCGTCGTTTGGCTGTCAAGGAAGCTGGGGAACTGGAATTAAACACTAAGCAGGAAAAAGATGGTAGTAGCACATGCTGTAATATCTCACCAGTCTACATGTATATTCACCCAAACAAGCAACTAAAACCTACAAGTGAAAGTCTGGGAATTCATCAACAGTCCAGATCGATTGCCTTACAAACAGATGATACAAACTTGTGTCTAAAATTTAAAGAGAAAGCTTCACCAACCACTAAATGCAAGTTAAAAAGTGTAAACTCTACAGTAGATGTTTATAGTCAGACTGAATTTGTGGAagacaaagaaaattattctGATAAAGTCAATCAAAATATGGATGAATCATACCACTTGCTCAACCATATGCTGCCAACTTCTCCACAGGAGATTACAAACAAGGAATGCACTACTGTTATCAGAAAAGGAACCTACACACTGAAATCAAGTCCATTAAAAGCAGAAATTGTTAGAGAAAAATGTCGAGCCAGAAAGAAAAAGACTTACGATCAGGTAGCTAATGAATGTAATTTAAACAGAAGAGGTATGTCGGTTATATCAGCTGCACGTGCTAGTATAGCCAATCCATCATTAGATAAAATTAGTGTCAGATCCAAAGTTACCTGTCTTAAGAGCAGTACACCAGTTGGTAGAACAGCTAGTACCAGTGCTACTTTATCAAGAAGAAAAGCTGTATCTATGTCCAGccagcctcccagtggctcaatg GTTCCATCAAAAAAGGGACAGAGGTGTACTCCATCTTTCAATAGCTCTAAAGGTTCCAGTCAAAACAGTTCCATTATAAAGAGAGAGAACTTCTCAAAGCTATCACTTAACCATTCAAGG CCCTCTTTGCAAGAGACTGGAATTGATACCTCTGTGAACAGTTCTGAGGGATCTTCTAAAAACACACCCAACTCAAGAAAAAATGTTTCCACTTGTAACAAG GTGGTATCTGCAGCAACATCAGGTTTAAAGCCTCCAAGTGGGAGCACCAGTTCTCATACAAGACAACGTAGTAATTCTGGGTCTTTACTGTCATCCAAATCCAGCGTTTCATCTATCTCTGGCAAGTCAAAACTGCCCAGAACTACACTTTCAGTAGAAAATTTATCCACGAGTCAATTCCCAGCACAAACTTTGTTCACAAGATCTGCTAAGACTGCTAGCAGTTTAAAAAGATCCGAGTTGAAACAACTGATATCTGGAACAAGTAAAAGCTCCAGCCAGACATCTGCAACTAAACCTTATGCACTAAAATCCCATGCAACAATAAAGCATGCCCCTTTGAAAGAATCTCCATCACAGATTATGAAGTCAATAGCACAGGGAGTTAGCAAGATACGAAACAGTAGTGATCCTAACCAAAAAG CTACTAATTCTCAAGAAGCTGTAATGATGGTTCAACGAGCTAACAGCTTTACCAGTTCTGGTCTTCTTACCCAATCCAGGAAGGTGTTAGATACATCGCTATCAACACCTACATTGACATCGACTCCAAACAAAGCAGA gtTATCTTTTCATTCTTCCAATCAAACAACACCAGTCAGCAGTAAAAAAGGAAAACTTTGGAGAGGTCGTTCAAGAATTGCCTCCCAATCTCAACTAAAGTACTCCAAAACAGGAAATAAGTAG
- the LOC143235104 gene encoding uncharacterized protein LOC143235104 isoform X1 — MIKMNDCTTGIIIEFNVSNFLSPSKQSSSQTNNHSLGYSARIVGNSHADETFHYKQVRKLTVESSVSSSSCDKLIDIMEDKADNEQLYSNNEKLNNIPQSRYEEQKIDNKELPSWDIRVQDTMVFYDQSPSIDVWYKKEEIRRGSTNSSETNHNMEKNGSWSPSMIGGEEELLENETFDFNISVMSPGSFGIGEDDVFQELNTQTHEKTFSKEDKVSINKLDSSKLSDIPDIWHSLSYEDMVKVRNEASNVIRRLAVKEAGELELNTKQEKDGSSTCCNISPVYMYIHPNKQLKPTSESLGIHQQSRSIALQTDDTNLCLKFKEKASPTTKCKLKSVNSTVDVYSQTEFVEDKENYSDKVNQNMDESYHLLNHMLPTSPQEITNKECTTVIRKGTYTLKSSPLKAEIVREKCRARKKKTYDQVANECNLNRRGMSVISAARASIANPSLDKISVRSKVTCLKSSTPVGRTASTSATLSRRKAVSMSSQPPSGSMVPSKKGQRCTPSFNSSKGSSQNSSIIKRENFSKLSLNHSRPSLQETGIDTSVNSSEGSSKNTPNSRKNVSTCNKVVSAATSGLKPPSGSTSSHTRQRSNSGSLLSSKSSVSSISGKSKLPRTTLSVENLSTSQFPAQTLFTRSAKTASSLKRSELKQLISGTSKSSSQTSATKPYALKSHATIKHAPLKESPSQIMKSIAQGVSKIRNSSDPNQKATNSQEAVMMVQRANSFTSSGLLTQSRKVLDTSLSTPTLTSTPNKAELSFHSSNQTTPVSSKKGKLWRGRSRIASQSQLKYSKTGNK; from the exons ATGATCAAAATGAATG ATTGTACCACTGGCATTATAATTGAGTTCAATGTATCCAATTTTTTATCTCCATCTAAACAATCTTCATCTCAAACAAATAACCACTCACTGGGATATTCTGCAAGAATTGTAGGTAATTCCCATGCAGATGAAACTTTCCACTACAAGCAAGTAAGGAAGTTAACTGTAGAATCCAGTGTCAGTTCTTCTTCATGTGACAAACTCATTGACATAATGGAAGACAAAGCTGACAATGAACAGTTGTATTCAAATAAtgagaaactaaacaatattcCACAAAGTAGATATGAAGAGCAAAAAATAGATAACAAAGAATTACCATCTTGGGATATTAGAGTACAGGATACTATGGTTTTCTATGACCAATCTCCAAGCATTGATGTTTGgtataaaaaagaagaaattcgCCGAGGTTCTACAAATTCCAGTGAAACCAACCATAATATGGAGAAGAATGGTTCCTGGAGTCCATCAATGATTGGTGGAG AGGAAGAACTTCTAGAGAATGAAACGTTTGACTTCAATATCTCTGTTATGTCACCTGGTTCATTTGG AATTGGTGAAGATGACGTTTTTCAGGAGTTGAATACGCAGACACATGAAAAGACCTTTTCGAAGGAAGATAAAGTATCCATTAACAAACTAGATTCATCTAAG CTCTCAGATATCCCTGACATCTGGCATTCTCTCTCTTATGAAGATATGGTTAAAGTAAGAAATGAGGCATCCAATGTTATTCGTCGTTTGGCTGTCAAGGAAGCTGGGGAACTGGAATTAAACACTAAGCAGGAAAAAGATGGTAGTAGCACATGCTGTAATATCTCACCAGTCTACATGTATATTCACCCAAACAAGCAACTAAAACCTACAAGTGAAAGTCTGGGAATTCATCAACAGTCCAGATCGATTGCCTTACAAACAGATGATACAAACTTGTGTCTAAAATTTAAAGAGAAAGCTTCACCAACCACTAAATGCAAGTTAAAAAGTGTAAACTCTACAGTAGATGTTTATAGTCAGACTGAATTTGTGGAagacaaagaaaattattctGATAAAGTCAATCAAAATATGGATGAATCATACCACTTGCTCAACCATATGCTGCCAACTTCTCCACAGGAGATTACAAACAAGGAATGCACTACTGTTATCAGAAAAGGAACCTACACACTGAAATCAAGTCCATTAAAAGCAGAAATTGTTAGAGAAAAATGTCGAGCCAGAAAGAAAAAGACTTACGATCAGGTAGCTAATGAATGTAATTTAAACAGAAGAGGTATGTCGGTTATATCAGCTGCACGTGCTAGTATAGCCAATCCATCATTAGATAAAATTAGTGTCAGATCCAAAGTTACCTGTCTTAAGAGCAGTACACCAGTTGGTAGAACAGCTAGTACCAGTGCTACTTTATCAAGAAGAAAAGCTGTATCTATGTCCAGccagcctcccagtggctcaatg GTTCCATCAAAAAAGGGACAGAGGTGTACTCCATCTTTCAATAGCTCTAAAGGTTCCAGTCAAAACAGTTCCATTATAAAGAGAGAGAACTTCTCAAAGCTATCACTTAACCATTCAAGG CCCTCTTTGCAAGAGACTGGAATTGATACCTCTGTGAACAGTTCTGAGGGATCTTCTAAAAACACACCCAACTCAAGAAAAAATGTTTCCACTTGTAACAAG GTGGTATCTGCAGCAACATCAGGTTTAAAGCCTCCAAGTGGGAGCACCAGTTCTCATACAAGACAACGTAGTAATTCTGGGTCTTTACTGTCATCCAAATCCAGCGTTTCATCTATCTCTGGCAAGTCAAAACTGCCCAGAACTACACTTTCAGTAGAAAATTTATCCACGAGTCAATTCCCAGCACAAACTTTGTTCACAAGATCTGCTAAGACTGCTAGCAGTTTAAAAAGATCCGAGTTGAAACAACTGATATCTGGAACAAGTAAAAGCTCCAGCCAGACATCTGCAACTAAACCTTATGCACTAAAATCCCATGCAACAATAAAGCATGCCCCTTTGAAAGAATCTCCATCACAGATTATGAAGTCAATAGCACAGGGAGTTAGCAAGATACGAAACAGTAGTGATCCTAACCAAAAAG CTACTAATTCTCAAGAAGCTGTAATGATGGTTCAACGAGCTAACAGCTTTACCAGTTCTGGTCTTCTTACCCAATCCAGGAAGGTGTTAGATACATCGCTATCAACACCTACATTGACATCGACTCCAAACAAAGCAGA gtTATCTTTTCATTCTTCCAATCAAACAACACCAGTCAGCAGTAAAAAAGGAAAACTTTGGAGAGGTCGTTCAAGAATTGCCTCCCAATCTCAACTAAAGTACTCCAAAACAGGAAATAAGTAG
- the LOC143235104 gene encoding uncharacterized protein LOC143235104 isoform X2, giving the protein MIKMNDCTTGIIIEFNVSNFLSPSKQSSSQTNNHSLGYSARIVGNSHADETFHYKQVRKLTVESSVSSSSCDKLIDIMEDKADNEQLYSNNEKLNNIPQSRYEEQKIDNKELPSWDIRVQDTMVFYDQSPSIDVWYKKEEIRRGSTNSSETNHNMEKNGSWSPSMIGGEEELLENETFDFNISVMSPGSFGIGEDDVFQELNTQTHEKTFSKEDKVSINKLDSSKLSDIPDIWHSLSYEDMVKVRNEASNVIRRLAVKEAGELELNTKQEKDGSSTCCNISPVYMYIHPNKQLKPTSESLGIHQQSRSIALQTDDTNLCLKFKEKASPTTKCKLKSVNSTVDVYSQTEFVEDKENYSDKVNQNMDESYHLLNHMLPTSPQEITNKECTTVIRKGTYTLKSSPLKAEIVREKCRARKKKTYDQVPSKKGQRCTPSFNSSKGSSQNSSIIKRENFSKLSLNHSRPSLQETGIDTSVNSSEGSSKNTPNSRKNVSTCNKVVSAATSGLKPPSGSTSSHTRQRSNSGSLLSSKSSVSSISGKSKLPRTTLSVENLSTSQFPAQTLFTRSAKTASSLKRSELKQLISGTSKSSSQTSATKPYALKSHATIKHAPLKESPSQIMKSIAQGVSKIRNSSDPNQKATNSQEAVMMVQRANSFTSSGLLTQSRKVLDTSLSTPTLTSTPNKAELSFHSSNQTTPVSSKKGKLWRGRSRIASQSQLKYSKTGNK; this is encoded by the exons ATGATCAAAATGAATG ATTGTACCACTGGCATTATAATTGAGTTCAATGTATCCAATTTTTTATCTCCATCTAAACAATCTTCATCTCAAACAAATAACCACTCACTGGGATATTCTGCAAGAATTGTAGGTAATTCCCATGCAGATGAAACTTTCCACTACAAGCAAGTAAGGAAGTTAACTGTAGAATCCAGTGTCAGTTCTTCTTCATGTGACAAACTCATTGACATAATGGAAGACAAAGCTGACAATGAACAGTTGTATTCAAATAAtgagaaactaaacaatattcCACAAAGTAGATATGAAGAGCAAAAAATAGATAACAAAGAATTACCATCTTGGGATATTAGAGTACAGGATACTATGGTTTTCTATGACCAATCTCCAAGCATTGATGTTTGgtataaaaaagaagaaattcgCCGAGGTTCTACAAATTCCAGTGAAACCAACCATAATATGGAGAAGAATGGTTCCTGGAGTCCATCAATGATTGGTGGAG AGGAAGAACTTCTAGAGAATGAAACGTTTGACTTCAATATCTCTGTTATGTCACCTGGTTCATTTGG AATTGGTGAAGATGACGTTTTTCAGGAGTTGAATACGCAGACACATGAAAAGACCTTTTCGAAGGAAGATAAAGTATCCATTAACAAACTAGATTCATCTAAG CTCTCAGATATCCCTGACATCTGGCATTCTCTCTCTTATGAAGATATGGTTAAAGTAAGAAATGAGGCATCCAATGTTATTCGTCGTTTGGCTGTCAAGGAAGCTGGGGAACTGGAATTAAACACTAAGCAGGAAAAAGATGGTAGTAGCACATGCTGTAATATCTCACCAGTCTACATGTATATTCACCCAAACAAGCAACTAAAACCTACAAGTGAAAGTCTGGGAATTCATCAACAGTCCAGATCGATTGCCTTACAAACAGATGATACAAACTTGTGTCTAAAATTTAAAGAGAAAGCTTCACCAACCACTAAATGCAAGTTAAAAAGTGTAAACTCTACAGTAGATGTTTATAGTCAGACTGAATTTGTGGAagacaaagaaaattattctGATAAAGTCAATCAAAATATGGATGAATCATACCACTTGCTCAACCATATGCTGCCAACTTCTCCACAGGAGATTACAAACAAGGAATGCACTACTGTTATCAGAAAAGGAACCTACACACTGAAATCAAGTCCATTAAAAGCAGAAATTGTTAGAGAAAAATGTCGAGCCAGAAAGAAAAAGACTTACGATCAG GTTCCATCAAAAAAGGGACAGAGGTGTACTCCATCTTTCAATAGCTCTAAAGGTTCCAGTCAAAACAGTTCCATTATAAAGAGAGAGAACTTCTCAAAGCTATCACTTAACCATTCAAGG CCCTCTTTGCAAGAGACTGGAATTGATACCTCTGTGAACAGTTCTGAGGGATCTTCTAAAAACACACCCAACTCAAGAAAAAATGTTTCCACTTGTAACAAG GTGGTATCTGCAGCAACATCAGGTTTAAAGCCTCCAAGTGGGAGCACCAGTTCTCATACAAGACAACGTAGTAATTCTGGGTCTTTACTGTCATCCAAATCCAGCGTTTCATCTATCTCTGGCAAGTCAAAACTGCCCAGAACTACACTTTCAGTAGAAAATTTATCCACGAGTCAATTCCCAGCACAAACTTTGTTCACAAGATCTGCTAAGACTGCTAGCAGTTTAAAAAGATCCGAGTTGAAACAACTGATATCTGGAACAAGTAAAAGCTCCAGCCAGACATCTGCAACTAAACCTTATGCACTAAAATCCCATGCAACAATAAAGCATGCCCCTTTGAAAGAATCTCCATCACAGATTATGAAGTCAATAGCACAGGGAGTTAGCAAGATACGAAACAGTAGTGATCCTAACCAAAAAG CTACTAATTCTCAAGAAGCTGTAATGATGGTTCAACGAGCTAACAGCTTTACCAGTTCTGGTCTTCTTACCCAATCCAGGAAGGTGTTAGATACATCGCTATCAACACCTACATTGACATCGACTCCAAACAAAGCAGA gtTATCTTTTCATTCTTCCAATCAAACAACACCAGTCAGCAGTAAAAAAGGAAAACTTTGGAGAGGTCGTTCAAGAATTGCCTCCCAATCTCAACTAAAGTACTCCAAAACAGGAAATAAGTAG